The DNA region GGTTCCCGCAGTCGCAACACCCCGGCCGAACATGCCGGTGGAGCGGAATGCGGGACGTCCCGGTGGCAGGCCCGGACCGGGGCGAGACACGTGAGAAGGGATCGCCCACCAGCATGGCGAAGATCAAGGTCGAGGGAACGGTCGTCGAGCTCGACGGCGACGAGATGACCCGCATCATCTGGCAGTTCATCAAGGACAAGCTGATCCTGCCGTACCTGGACGTCAACCTCGAGTACTACGACCTGGGCATCGAGAGCCGGGACGACACCAACGACCAGATCACCATCGACGCCGCGCACGCGATCCAGAAGCACGGGGTCGGCGTGAAGTGCGCCACCATCACCCCCGACGAGGCCCGCGTCGAGGAGTTCGGCCTGAAGAAGATGTGGCGGTCGCCCAACGGCACCATCCGCAACATCCTCGGCGGCGTGATCTTCCGCGAGCCGATCATCATCTCGAACATCCCGCGGCTGGTACCCGGCTGGACCAAGCCGATCATCGTCGGCCGGCACGCCTACGGCGACCAGTACCGGGCCACCGACTTCCGCTTCCCGGGCGAGGGTCAGCTGACCATCACCTTCACCCCGGCCGACGGTTCCAAGCCGATCGAGCACGTCGTGTTCGACGCCCCCAGCTCCGGGGTGGCGATGGCCATGTACAACCTGGACGACTCGATCCGCGATTTCGCGCGGGCGTCGTTCAACTACGGCCTGTCCCGCAAGTACCCGGTGTACCTGTCGACCAAGAACACGATCCTCAAGGCCTACGACGGCCGGTTCAAGGACCTGTTCCAGGAGGTCTTCGACGCCGAATTCATCGACCAGTTCAAGGCCGCGGGCATCATCTACGAGCACCGGCTCATCGACGACATGGTCGCCTCCGCGCTGAAGTGGGAGGGCGGCTACGTCTGGGCCTGCAAGAACTACGACGGTGACGTGCAGTCCGACACCGTGGCCCAGGGCTTCGGCTCGCTCGGCCTGATGACCTCCGTTCTGATGACCCCGGACGGCAAGACCGTCGAGGCCGAGGCCGCCCACGGCACGGTCACCCGGCACTACCGCCAGCACCAGGCGGGCAAGCCGACGTCGACCAACCCGATCGCGTCGATCTACGCCTGGACCGGTGGTCTCAAGCACCGCGGCAAGCTGGACTCCACCCCCGAGGTCACCGGCTTCGCCGAGACGCTCGAGGACGTGATCATCAAGACCGTCGAGAGCGGGAAGATGACCAAGGACCTCGCGGCGCTGGTCGGTCGGGATCAGGCCTGGCTCACCACCGAGGAATTCCTGTCCGCGCTGGACGAGAATCTCTCGACCCGCCTGAAGTAGTCCCGGCGTGCCCATCACGATCGCCACGGCGAACGTCAACGGCATCCGGGCGGCGGTACGTCGGGGTTTCGCGGGCTGGTTGGCCGCGCGGAACCCCGACGTGCTGTGCCTGCAGGAGGTCCGGGCCGGCGAGTCCGACATCCCGGCCGGTACCTGTGACGGCTACCACCTCGCCTACCACGAGGGGTCGCAGAAGGGTCGGGCCGGTGTCGCCGTCCTGACCCGGACCGCCCCGGAGGCCGTCCGGGTCGGGTTCGGCTCGGCGGAGTTCGACACCCAGGGCCGGTACATCGAGGTCGATCTACCCGGTCCGACACCGGGTGACCCGGCCGGCCGGCTGACGGTGGCGTCGCTGTACCTGCCCAAGGGGGCGGCGAGCGGCGAGATCCTCGACAGCAAGCTGCGTTTCTGCAAGCAGCTCGCCGAGCACGTGCGATCCCGGTCGGCGGAGGCGGAAGCCACCGGCGGTGCCTACCTGGTGGCCGGTGACTTCAACATCGCCCCCACCCAGGACGACCTGAAGGCGTGGAAGACCAATCTCCGCTCGCCCGGGTTCCTGCCGGTCGAGCGGGAGTGGTTCGCGGACCTGCTGGCCCCGCCCGGTGGCGAGGGTGCCGATTCCGGGACCGCCCCCGCGGTGGTGGATGTGCTGCGTCGCCTGCATCCCGACCGGCCCGGCCCGTACACGTGGTGGTCGTGGCGGGGGCGGCAGTTCGACAACGATGCCGGCTGGCGCATCGACCTGCACCTGGCGTCACCGTCGCTGGCCGCCACGGCCATGGTCGGGGGAGTGGACCGCGAGGCGTCCTACGAGGCCCGGGTGTCCGATCACAGCCCGGTCTGGGTGGATTACGGCTGGGCATCGAGCTGACAGGATCGGCGGGTGACC from Nakamurella flava includes:
- a CDS encoding NADP-dependent isocitrate dehydrogenase, with translation MAKIKVEGTVVELDGDEMTRIIWQFIKDKLILPYLDVNLEYYDLGIESRDDTNDQITIDAAHAIQKHGVGVKCATITPDEARVEEFGLKKMWRSPNGTIRNILGGVIFREPIIISNIPRLVPGWTKPIIVGRHAYGDQYRATDFRFPGEGQLTITFTPADGSKPIEHVVFDAPSSGVAMAMYNLDDSIRDFARASFNYGLSRKYPVYLSTKNTILKAYDGRFKDLFQEVFDAEFIDQFKAAGIIYEHRLIDDMVASALKWEGGYVWACKNYDGDVQSDTVAQGFGSLGLMTSVLMTPDGKTVEAEAAHGTVTRHYRQHQAGKPTSTNPIASIYAWTGGLKHRGKLDSTPEVTGFAETLEDVIIKTVESGKMTKDLAALVGRDQAWLTTEEFLSALDENLSTRLK
- a CDS encoding exodeoxyribonuclease III, translating into MTIATANVNGIRAAVRRGFAGWLAARNPDVLCLQEVRAGESDIPAGTCDGYHLAYHEGSQKGRAGVAVLTRTAPEAVRVGFGSAEFDTQGRYIEVDLPGPTPGDPAGRLTVASLYLPKGAASGEILDSKLRFCKQLAEHVRSRSAEAEATGGAYLVAGDFNIAPTQDDLKAWKTNLRSPGFLPVEREWFADLLAPPGGEGADSGTAPAVVDVLRRLHPDRPGPYTWWSWRGRQFDNDAGWRIDLHLASPSLAATAMVGGVDREASYEARVSDHSPVWVDYGWASS